A genome region from Pseudanabaena sp. Chao 1811 includes the following:
- a CDS encoding glycosyltransferase has protein sequence MTKVSVIIPNYNHARFLEKRIHTVLQQTYQDFEVICLDDASTDESNYIIAKFSDNHRVQTIYNTVNSGSPFKQWEKGLQVANGEYIWIAESDDYADLRFLDKLVPILEQNPNIGLVYSQSLGVDENDHVIRNWKIWTDDLDSDRWSHNFINSGRNECQNYLIFKNTIPNASAVLMRRSVLDKIGKIDTQMRLAGDWLLWAKMLTISDIAFVAEPLNNFRTHTNVVRNTSKPYLELEERLQVVHYISQQIDVPHGFWDIVFIPSIGWWMRMLFRGEIPLSRSHKIYQSLKNIDPNINCRLFTIFFKTLKNKLSL, from the coding sequence ATGACAAAAGTTAGTGTGATTATTCCTAACTATAACCATGCAAGGTTTCTAGAAAAGCGTATTCATACTGTTCTACAACAAACCTATCAAGATTTTGAAGTCATATGTTTAGATGATGCTTCAACAGATGAAAGCAATTATATAATTGCTAAGTTTTCAGATAATCACAGGGTTCAGACAATTTATAATACTGTCAATAGTGGTTCTCCTTTTAAACAGTGGGAAAAAGGTTTACAGGTTGCTAATGGAGAATATATTTGGATTGCTGAGTCAGATGACTATGCTGATTTGAGATTTTTAGACAAACTAGTACCTATTCTTGAGCAAAATCCAAATATTGGTTTAGTTTATTCCCAGTCTTTAGGGGTTGATGAAAATGATCATGTGATTCGTAATTGGAAAATATGGACAGATGATCTAGATAGCGATCGCTGGTCACATAACTTTATTAATAGTGGACGTAACGAATGTCAGAATTATCTAATCTTTAAAAACACAATTCCTAATGCTAGCGCTGTACTTATGAGACGATCAGTTCTAGATAAAATTGGGAAGATTGATACTCAAATGCGATTGGCTGGAGATTGGTTACTCTGGGCAAAAATGTTAACAATTTCAGATATCGCTTTTGTTGCCGAACCTTTGAATAATTTTAGGACCCATACTAACGTAGTGAGGAATACAAGTAAACCATATTTAGAGTTGGAAGAAAGGCTTCAGGTAGTTCACTATATTTCTCAACAAATAGATGTCCCTCATGGTTTTTGGGACATAGTTTTTATTCCATCAATTGGATGGTGGATGAGGATGTTGTTCCGTGGTGAAATTCCTTTAAGTAGAAGTCACAAAATTTATCAATCACTAAAAAATATTGATCCAAATATAAACTGTCGTCTGTTTACAATATTTTTCAAAACGCTAAAAAATAAATTATCTTTATGA